The following proteins come from a genomic window of Citrobacter europaeus:
- the pth gene encoding aminoacyl-tRNA hydrolase translates to MAIKLIVGLANPGAEYAATRHNAGAWYVDLLAERLRAPLRDEPKFFGYTSRVTLEGEDVRLLVPTTFMNLSGKAVGAMASFYRINPDEILVAHDELDLPPGVAKFKLGGGHGGHNGLKDIISKLGNNPNFHRLRVGIGHPGDKNKVVGFVLGKPPVSEQKLIDEAIDEAARCTEILFKDGLTKATSRLHTFKAQ, encoded by the coding sequence GTGGCGATTAAATTGATTGTCGGCCTGGCGAACCCCGGCGCAGAGTATGCGGCAACGCGACACAACGCAGGCGCATGGTATGTCGATCTTCTGGCAGAGAGATTACGCGCTCCCCTGCGCGATGAGCCGAAATTCTTCGGCTATACCTCCAGAGTAACGCTCGAAGGGGAAGATGTTCGTTTGCTGGTGCCGACCACATTTATGAATCTGAGCGGCAAGGCTGTCGGCGCGATGGCCAGTTTTTATCGAATTAATCCCGATGAAATTTTGGTCGCACACGACGAGTTAGACCTGCCGCCTGGTGTAGCCAAATTTAAGCTTGGCGGCGGTCATGGCGGACACAATGGCCTGAAAGACATCATCAGTAAGTTGGGCAATAACCCTAACTTTCATCGTTTACGCGTCGGAATTGGGCATCCGGGCGATAAAAACAAGGTTGTCGGATTTGTTTTAGGCAAACCGCCTGTTTCAGAACAGAAGTTAATTGATGAAGCGATTGACGAAGCGGCACGTTGTACCGAGATTTTATTCAAAGATGGCCTGACCAAGGCAACGAGCCGGTTACACACCTTTAAAGCGCAATAA